One region of Triticum aestivum cultivar Chinese Spring chromosome 6B, IWGSC CS RefSeq v2.1, whole genome shotgun sequence genomic DNA includes:
- the LOC123133496 gene encoding uncharacterized protein isoform X2, producing the protein MSRRHRSPTAAPPLEDENLLSEILLRLPPQPSSLPRASLVSNRWRRIASDPGFSRRFRRHHRPNPPLLGFFDMDGCRSFVPTLAAPDRFPPGRFSLQRGDDDWFRSLGSRHGLVLILNRPTNQLLVWDPVTGDKHWIAVPPGFECDTDNPIGGAVLRSALDDRHFLVALVSTTEKQDHTRAIASAYLSETNTWSDIISTPLPPACESRFQLKAEDLPPVECPTMIYSSIPAVLVGDSLYWWLRDSSYNILQFDLDRDSLAVIPPPVDLYDSHVNFSVMRADDGGLGFLFVSKFSVQLWKTKVICDCFASWVLGRTIETDKLFPLDSKERESPMIVGFAEENNVALMWTEGSLFMFQLESLQLKKLVETRISFYHPFESVYTAETSIGGGHDGADLLHST; encoded by the exons ATGAGCCGCCGCCACCGTTCGCCGACGGCGGCACCGCCGCTGGAGGACGAGAACCTcctctccgagatcctcctccgcctccccccgCAGCCGTCCTCCCTCCCTCGCGCCTCGCTCGTCTCCAATCGCTGGCGCCGCATCGCCTCCGACCCCGGCTTCTCCCGCCGcttccgccgccaccaccgccccaaCCCTCCGCTCCTCGGTTTCTTCGACATGGACGGCTGCCGCTCCTTCGTGCCTACCCTCGCCGCCCCGGATCGTTTCCCGCCGGGGCGCTTCTCCCTGCAGCGCGGCGACGACGACTGGTTCCGGTCCCTTGGAAGCCGTCATGGCCTGGTGCTAATCTTGAACAGACCCACGAACCAGTTGCTGGTCTGGGACCCCGTCACCGGCGACAAGCACTGGATTGCCGTTCCCCCGGGATTCGAGTGCGACACCGACAACCCGATCGGCGGGGCGGTGCTTCGCTCTGCCTTAGACGACCGCCACTTCCTGGTGGCCTTGGTAAGCACCACCGAGAAACAAGACCATACAAGAGCCATCGCCAGCGCTTACTTGTCGGAGACCAATACATGGAGTGATATAATCTCAACACCGCTTCCACCGGCATGCGAATCCCGCTTCCAATTGAAAGCAGAAGACTTGCCACCGGTTGAATGTCCGACCATGATTTATTCGAGCATACCTGCTGTGCTGGTTGGGGATTCCCTTTACTGGTGGCTTCGGGATAGTTCGTACAACATCCTCCAATTTGATTTGGATAGGGACAGCCTAGCCGTGATACCTCCACCGGTGGACTTGTATGACAGTCATGTCAACTTCTCGGTTATGCGGGCAGATGATGGAGGGCTTGGTTTCCTATTTGTATCAAAGTTCAGTGTTCAGTTGTGGAAGACGAAGGTCATTTGTGACTGTTTTGCTTCGTGGGTGTTGGGAAGAACAATTGAAACGGACAAGCTATTTCCGCTGGATTCAAAGGAGAGAGAGTCTCCAATGATAGTAGGATTTGCTGAGGAGAATAATGTGGCTCTCATGTGGACAGAAGGCAGTCTCTTCATGTTCCAGCTTGAGTCGTTGCAGCTCAAGAAGCTCGTGGAAACCAGAATCTCTTTCTATCACCCATTCGAAAGTGTCTATACTGCAG AAACAAGCATTGGTGGTGGACATGATGGAGCTGATCTCTTGCACAGCACATAA
- the LOC123133496 gene encoding uncharacterized protein isoform X1, which translates to MSRRHRSPTAAPPLEDENLLSEILLRLPPQPSSLPRASLVSNRWRRIASDPGFSRRFRRHHRPNPPLLGFFDMDGCRSFVPTLAAPDRFPPGRFSLQRGDDDWFRSLGSRHGLVLILNRPTNQLLVWDPVTGDKHWIAVPPGFECDTDNPIGGAVLRSALDDRHFLVALVSTTEKQDHTRAIASAYLSETNTWSDIISTPLPPACESRFQLKAEDLPPVECPTMIYSSIPAVLVGDSLYWWLRDSSYNILQFDLDRDSLAVIPPPVDLYDSHVNFSVMRADDGGLGFLFVSKFSVQLWKTKVICDCFASWVLGRTIETDKLFPLDSKERESPMIVGFAEENNVALMWTEGSLFMFQLESLQLKKLVETRISFYHPFESVYTAGIYISILVAEMQKWSVEYSSFHLHARHGKLNLYLAAYSVQL; encoded by the exons ATGAGCCGCCGCCACCGTTCGCCGACGGCGGCACCGCCGCTGGAGGACGAGAACCTcctctccgagatcctcctccgcctccccccgCAGCCGTCCTCCCTCCCTCGCGCCTCGCTCGTCTCCAATCGCTGGCGCCGCATCGCCTCCGACCCCGGCTTCTCCCGCCGcttccgccgccaccaccgccccaaCCCTCCGCTCCTCGGTTTCTTCGACATGGACGGCTGCCGCTCCTTCGTGCCTACCCTCGCCGCCCCGGATCGTTTCCCGCCGGGGCGCTTCTCCCTGCAGCGCGGCGACGACGACTGGTTCCGGTCCCTTGGAAGCCGTCATGGCCTGGTGCTAATCTTGAACAGACCCACGAACCAGTTGCTGGTCTGGGACCCCGTCACCGGCGACAAGCACTGGATTGCCGTTCCCCCGGGATTCGAGTGCGACACCGACAACCCGATCGGCGGGGCGGTGCTTCGCTCTGCCTTAGACGACCGCCACTTCCTGGTGGCCTTGGTAAGCACCACCGAGAAACAAGACCATACAAGAGCCATCGCCAGCGCTTACTTGTCGGAGACCAATACATGGAGTGATATAATCTCAACACCGCTTCCACCGGCATGCGAATCCCGCTTCCAATTGAAAGCAGAAGACTTGCCACCGGTTGAATGTCCGACCATGATTTATTCGAGCATACCTGCTGTGCTGGTTGGGGATTCCCTTTACTGGTGGCTTCGGGATAGTTCGTACAACATCCTCCAATTTGATTTGGATAGGGACAGCCTAGCCGTGATACCTCCACCGGTGGACTTGTATGACAGTCATGTCAACTTCTCGGTTATGCGGGCAGATGATGGAGGGCTTGGTTTCCTATTTGTATCAAAGTTCAGTGTTCAGTTGTGGAAGACGAAGGTCATTTGTGACTGTTTTGCTTCGTGGGTGTTGGGAAGAACAATTGAAACGGACAAGCTATTTCCGCTGGATTCAAAGGAGAGAGAGTCTCCAATGATAGTAGGATTTGCTGAGGAGAATAATGTGGCTCTCATGTGGACAGAAGGCAGTCTCTTCATGTTCCAGCTTGAGTCGTTGCAGCTCAAGAAGCTCGTGGAAACCAGAATCTCTTTCTATCACCCATTCGAAAGTGTCTATACTGCAG GTATCTACATTTCCATTCTGGTGGCTGAGATGCAGAAATGGTCTGTCGAGTATAGTTCCTTCCATCTGCATGCTCGACATGGAAAACTCAACCTCTATCTAGCAGCATACAGTGTTCAGCTCTGA
- the LOC123135807 gene encoding uncharacterized protein, translating to MGDFKVEIDVQSYLTIVDGRRVYTRGKTWNFMAGRGLSVARIKEVVEERYKWSADQRMTIWYGSGDNAVPLISESEIAQLFDTCSNTKVVRFGVTIESKQQRNEPAPVMTEEMDDQPVHAPFFAWPKQAYEGEYEDDEPVGWNQENTYLHEENAESKENAAPQKNVEPKAARVPLGTLDVDNSYDPQHVRGDDEALLANNMASTYIHDKNNPRIEVGATFPNSKAFRVALRQLAIREDWSFGTQYSDTQRFRANCTDEDCPRRIHASKLPNTKTFMVKKLPFGHTCGSTNCSKGMANRDWLADKGSAALEENPTVSAKQLRETLQKEYDIKLQYTDVWKGRARAKDQLEGTYKENFQQLWNFRAELLAANPGSIFEIDIKTTTNKKGDIVHVFNRLFIAFKPCIDGFLAGCRPYLGVDATFLSGKYTGQLAAAIGVDGHSWMFPVAFGIFEKENTENWVWFMEQLKLAIGEPQGLAVHIDACKGLENAVSKVYPNCEHRECMMHLMLNFKKKFKGDILDNMWPAAWTYEVEKHASRMAEIQAQSAEAIAYLNMHHNRVWTRSKFSTMTKVEYVCNNLAEVFNNWIKDMKQLALVELLDNLREMIMKLLEKRRAVAGALLGYILPSVIKELNLKSKGLHYLEARASPNIAEISGNGWRHTVNLEKNECSCRRWKICGKPCTHALRFIFSKKAKLEDYIDECFSVARFKAAYEGILMPIRGRSQWPKVNPGFDMIPPKLTKSAGRPRTRRIKNYTEGGTGRKHKCKRCGALGHLRKTCKEPEIESDADRDATPPPRKKSKVEASIAATSSPITPTKQGTQLGTPTSPMTRQRAATIAIASTPPSASTRSKTAAPSPLRNAM from the exons ATGGGAGATTTCAAAGTAGAAATAGATGTCCAGTCTTACTTAACGATTGTAGATGGCAGAAGAGTGTACACAAGGGGCAAAACATGGAATTTTATGGCCGGTCGGGGCTTGTCTGTGGCGCGGATAAAGGAGGTTGTGGAGGAGAGGTACAAATGGTCTGCTGATCAGAGAATGACCATTTGGTATGGATCTGGAGATAACGCCGTCCCATTGATCTCTGAATCAGAGATAGCCCAATTGTTTGATACATGTTCTAACACAAAAGTAGTAAGGTTCGGTGTGACCATTGAGAGCAAACAACAACGCAATGAACCTGCTCCTGTCATGACTGAGGAGATGGATGATCAGCCGGTTCACGCTCCATTCTTTGCTTGGCCGAAGCAAGCCTATGAAGGAGAGTACGAGGATGATGAGCCTGTGGGATGGAATCAGGAGAACACCTATTTGCATGAGGAGAATGCTGAATCAAAGGAGAATGCCGCACCACAGAAAAATGTCGAGCCAAAGGCTGCAAGGGTTCCATTGGGAACCCTGGATGTTGACAACTCTTATGATCCACAACATGTGCGAGGGGATGATGAGGCTTTACTTGCGAACAATATGGCTTCTACTTATATCCACGATAAAAACAATCCTCGAATTGAAGTAGGAGCCACATTTCCTAACTCTAAAGCATTTAGAGTTGCATTGAGACAACTAGCAATTAGAGAAGATTGGTCTTTTGGCACGCAGTATAGTGACACTCAGAGATTTAGGGCTAATTGCACTGATGAGGATTGTCCACGGAGGATACATGCCTCAAAGTTACCGAACACTAAAACTTTCATG GTAAAGAAACTTCCTTTTGGGCATACTTGTGGGAGTACCAATTGCAGCAAAGGAATGGCAAATAGAGATTGGCTTGCTGATAAAGGGAGTGCTGCACTTGAGGAGAATCCCACGGTGAGTGCAAAACAACTTAGAGAAACTTTGCAAAAGGAGTATGATATTAAGCTTCAGTACACCGATGTTTGGAAAGGAAGAGCTCGTGCAAAGGATCAATTGGAAGGTACATATAAGGAGAATTTTCAGCAGTTGTGGAACTTCAGAGCCGAATTGTTGGCAGCCAATCCTGGAAGTATATTTGAGATAGACATAAAAACAACTACCAACAAAAAGGGTGACATTGTGCATGTTTTTAATAGGTTGTTCATTGCCTTCAAGCCATGCATTGATGGATTTTTGGCAGGGTGCAGACCATATTTGGGGGTTGATGCAACTTTTCTTAGTGGGAAATACACCGGACAATTGGCAGCCGCAATTGGTGTGGATGGGCATAGTTGGATGTTTCCGGTAGcatttggaatatttgagaaagaAAATACAGAAAATTGGGTATGGTTCATGGAGCAACTGAAATTGGCCATTGGAGAGCCACAAGGGCTTGCGGTCCATATAGATGCATGTAAGGGGTTGGAGAATGCCGTTTCTAAGGTCTACCCAAATTGTGAACATAGAGAATGCATGATGCATCTAATGCTTAACTTCAAGAAAAAGTTCAAAGGTGACATACTAGATAATATGTGGCCTGCAGCTTGGACATATGAAGTAGAGAAGCATGCTTCCAGGATGGCAGAAATACAAGCACAAAGCGCCGAAGCAATAGCCTATTTGAACATGCATCACAACCGTGTGTGGACAAGAAGCAAATTTTCAACAATGACAAAAGTTGAGTATGTGTGCAATAATTTGGCAGAGGTTTTCAATAATTGGATTAAGGACATGAAGCAGCTTGCATTGGTTGAGCTTTTGGACAACCTTAGGGAAATGATAATGAAATTGTTAGAGAAAAGGAGAGCCGTTGCCGGTGCGCTTCTAGGTTACATACTACCTAGTGTGATAAAGGAGTTGAATTTGAAAAGCAAGGGGCTGCATTATTTGGAAGCAAGAGCATCGCCAAATATAGCTGAGATTTCAGGAAATGGATGGAGGCACACCGTTAACTTGGAGAAAAATGAGTGCTCTTGTAGGAGATGGAAAATTTGTGGTAAGCCATGCACACATGCTCTTCGGTTCATATTCTCCAAAAAAGCCAAGCTTGAGGATTATATTGATGAGTGCTTCTCAGTGGCAAGGTTCAAAGCGGCATATGAGGGAATTCTCATGCCAATTAGGGGCAGGTCCCAATGGCCCAAGGTAAATCCTGGATTTGATATGATCCCTCCCAAGCTTACCAAGAGTGCTGGACGTCCAAGAACTAGGAGGATAAAGAATTACACCGAAGGTGGAACCGGCAGAAAACATAAATGCAAAAGGTGTGGAGCATTAGGTCATCTTCGGAAGACATGCAAGGAGCCAGAGATTGAAAGTGACGCGGACCGAGATGCTACTCCTCCTCCACG GAAAAAATCAAAGGTTGAAGCAAGCATTGCAGCTACTTCTTCTCCTATTACACCAACTAAGCAAGGTACTCAACTTGGTACTCCTACAAGTCCAATGACAAGGCAAAGGGCAGCAACTATTGCAATTGCTTCAACACCTCCTAGTGCCTCTACAAGGAGCAAAACTGCTGCTCCTAGCCCTCTTCG CAATGCCATGTGA